GCGCCGGACGCAGGCCCATGAGCACGTGAACGTGATCGAGTCCGACCGCGAGATCGACGACTTCGAATCCCCGCTCCTCGCACAGCGTGCGAATCAAGGACTCGAGCGTCACCGCATGGCGGTCCTTCATGACCGGTCGCCGACCGCGCGTGCTCCAGGTGACGAGATAGTGGAGTCGACTCCGGTACACGGGCTCCCATCGGCCAAGCAGAGCGTTCTGAACTGAGGGAGCGATGACATTGCTCATGATGCCGCCTCCTGCGGGGTGCTGAACGGATGTGCAGTTAATGGGTCCGAAAAACGGGAGCTTTCGCTCCCGTTCGGGGTGCCGGTGCCGAGCGACTCAGCGACCGACGGTTCGCATGACACCTTTCACGATTCCGAGCACACGAAACTCCTGATCGCTTCCAACCAGGATCGGCTTGTACTTCTCGTTCGCCGGTTCGAGTTCGAGGTGGGTTCCGCGAGGGCGGTAGTACTTCACCGTCGCCTCATCGCCGATCAACGCGACGATCATGTCACCCGACGAAGCACGATCCTGACTGCGAACGATCACGAAGTCTCCTTCGAGGATCCCCGCGTCGATCATGCTGTCACCGCGAACCTTCAGCGCGAACAGTCCCTGCGTATCGCCGAACAGCTCGCCGGGCTTGAGCGATTCGTCGAACGAAGTCTCGGCGAGAATCGGTTCGCCTGCCGCGACGCGCCCGAGAATCGGAATGCCGCCGAGTTGCGGTAGTGGTCCGTCGTCATGCAGGAGCAGATCGATCCCGCGCGAAATCTTCGCGTTGCGGCGGATGAAGCCTTCCCGCTCGAGCGACGTCAGATGATGTCGGACGCCATTGGTCGACATGATCTCGAATGCTTCGCCGATCTCGCGAATGGTCGGCGGGTAGCCTCGCTCGCGAGCGAAGGTCCGGATGTAGTCGAGAATCTCTCTCGCCCGCTCACTGAGCATGGCTTCTTCTCCTTCGGGGTGGGTCCGTCAGGGCCCTAGCACGTGCGGGACCGTACTGCACACGCGTGCAGCCGTCAAGAGAAAGAGTTCGGCTGGCGAGCGAAGCCCGTCGGACGGCCCCGATTCGTCACGCTCGTCGCCGCCTCGACGCCGAGGGCGTCACGCGCGACCACTGGGGCGCCGGTCGAGTCGAGCAGGTCTCATGGAATCCGGCGCAATTGCGTTCCTCCTGCGCGTGAAGTCAGCGCCCGATGAATGGCCCTCGACTTGCCCTATGACTTGAACGAGGTCGCAAGGCCTCGAACCACGACAGGCAAGGGGCGGGCGGCACGAAGCTCCGAGGTCGATCGCAATCGGGGGCCGGTCACTGAGGAGTCGGACCACCGCTGCCTTGTCGGTCGGGGGAAGCGCACGCAAACGGGGACCGAAAGCGACTTCGGTCCCCGTTTGTTCGTGCACTGCAAGGCTCTCGCGTGCGGGCATCGCGAGCGTCAGCGGATCGAGAGGCTGAGCCCTGCCGACCAGTTCTGCGGCAGACCGGGCTCGAAGTACTGCCCGCTGATGCCGTTGATGAACACCGACGAAACGTGCTCCTCGTCGGTCAGATTGTCGCCGCTGACGAACGCGCGCATGACGCCGATCGGCATCGCGTGCGCGTACTCGAGCAGCGCGCCGTACAGCACGTAGCCCTCGACGAACGCGGTGTTCGCGTCGTCGGCGAAGTAGTGACCGACGTGCTTCAAGTTGCCGGACACGCTGAGCCCCGCCGGCAGCTGGTAACGGGCTTCGACGTTGACCAGCGCCTCGGGAAGTCCCGCGACGTCGTTGCCGTCGAAGTCGCCGAGTTCGTTCTGGTATTCGACGTACTCGTTCTGCGAGAACGTCAGCGCACCATTGAACGAGAGCTTGTCGACCGGCGACCACCCGAGCCCCAGTTCAGCTCCGCGCCGTCGCGACTTGCCGGCGGTAAAGAAGAACGCGCCGCCGTTGAACGGCACCACTTCGTTGCGCACGTCGATCCAGTACAACGCCGCGTCGTAGCTGAGGCGACCGAAGCGCGAGTCCTGCGCTGCGAACTCGCCCTTGGCTCCGAACTCATAGCTGGTCGAACTCATCGGCTCGAGGAACGGGTTGAAACTCGTGAGCGTGTCATAAGGCGGCGGCGGATCGATCTCGTTGAATGCCGGAGCCTCGACGCCTCCACCGACCGAGGCGTAGATCGTGTGCCGCTCGAACATGCGCGCGACCGAACCCTTCGGCGTCACCTGAGTGAAGCGTTTGGTCGCATTGAGCCGCGGCGTCACTCGATCCTCCGACAGGTACCAGAGGTTGTCGTAACGGGCAGCCACGCGTACCGCCCACTGCTCGCTCCAGGTCAACTCAGCTTGAACGAAGCCACCGGCCGAGTTGGAACCCTCGCGCTTGTTCTGGAATACGGTGGTGCTTCGATTGCCGCCCGGGGCGAGGTTGTAGAACTGGATCGCGCCGTCCTGGAACTGATCGTCGGCGCCGGCAGTCCAGGTGCCGTAGAGCTCGGAGCTGAACGTGGTGCGATGTTGCACCGCGAGGTTTCCACCGATGTGATAGCGATTGAAATCGCGGAATCGATTGCGCTCGGAGCGCTGAAGCGACTTGGGTTCCGCAAACAGCGTCGCCGAAACGCTCGTATTGCCCTCGAGTCCGCGCTCCAGCGAGAAGCCGAGTCGGCCCGCCCGATTGAAGCGCCGCTCGTTCCGGGTGACGAAAGTTGGGTTCGCCTGCTCGGGATCGGCCTCGAGCTGCGCCTGCGTCAGCGCGCCCGGAAAGAAGTTCAGATTGCTGACGAAATCCGCCAGCACACCGAGCCGCGTGCGGTCGTCGAGCGGCGCCGAGAAGCGCGACTGGATCGACGTGGTGGTGCTGCGACTGTGGGCCCGCCAGCCGTCGAAGTTCGAGTTGAAAACCGAGACGGTGCCGCGTCCGCTGCCCATCGCGATGCCGGCCGCGCCCTGTTCGCGGTGATAGCCGAACGACCCTGCGCGCTCCTGGTATTCGATCCACGGTCGCTCGAAATCGAATGCGGTGCGAAGCTGCACCACGCCGCCCGAGGCATTGCCGTAAACGACGGATCCGTTGCTGCGCAGCACCTCGATCCGGTCGGCCGAGCCCAGATCGATGAACTCGAGCGAGGTGCGGCCGTCGGGCTCGGTGAGTGGAATGCCGTCGGTGAGCACGCGAATGCCGCGCATGTTTCCGGCATTCGATCGTTCGCCGTTTCCGCGCGCGCCATAGCCGCGAATCGTGATGCGAACGTCCTGCCCGCCGCCGCGACTCTGCGAGAACACGCCCGGTACTCGAGCGAGTCCGTCGAGCAGGCTGATCCCGCGCGTCGAGCGCAGCGTATTTTTCGTGACGACCGACAGCGCCGCCGGCGTGCGCAGCACGCTCTCCGGCACGCGCGAGCCGGTGATCGAGATGCCTTCCAGCGGCACCACGGTCGAATCGGTGAATGTGCCGCCGGGCGCCGTAGCGAGCGCGATCGGCAGCACCAGGAACCAGGACATGGAGTGTCCCTCCGGGATGAATCCACGATGACGAACGGCATGGGGTCACAGGCTTCCAGTTCACGGAAGCACGCGACTCACGTTTGCATCGGGAACCGGCGCGGAGGCAGAAATCGTTCGATGGACGAACCCATCGTGGTTCGGCACGGGCACCGCGGCCCGACGAGGCGCACACCCGCCGTCGCACTGCGCTCGAGTGCGCGAGCCGGTGCGTCGCATGCGATGAGCTCGCACGTCGATGCGAGCGAGAGCGCCACGCGGGCAGGACCCCAGCCGAGCGGGTAAGGGCCGCCCTCCGAGTCGAGCCCGCGCCACCAGAAACCCTCGTGCATCAGGTCGCGCTCGGGTGCGTCGCCGGCCGCGAGTTCGATCGTGAAGCGTTCGCCGGCCGCCGACTCGTGCTCCCGTTCGTCAACGTGCATGCGCAGCTGCAATCGCGCGGTCCGAGTGGCCAACCGCGGGACGCGCCAGCGAAAGTGCGTTTCGCGGCCTTCCAGCTCGGGGGTCACGCGGAGCGGAAAGCTGCGTCCGTCGTCGAGCGAGAGCAGCAGCTCGAGTTCCTCGACCGAAGCGCCGGGATCGTCCCAGTGAATCTCGACCAGACTGCCGGCCTGCACCACGCCGTCGTGCTCGAGCGCGATGCGAGGAACGGGCGGCACCGGGGCGCTCACGGCGGGTCCCGCAACCATGCCGCACCCGAACACCAGCACGAGCACCGCGTGCCGGCGCGCGAAGGCCCCGGATCGTCTGGCGGTGGGCGAGGTTAGAAAATGGATGGGGAGCATCGTGGGGGTGGGCGCGAGAGGGCCGGCAGGCTAGCACAGGCCCCGCGAGTCCGAACTCACGCCCGCACGAACGCCGGCCGATACCGGACGGGAACCCCGTGGCGCCAGGTCCCCGGAGCATGGCCGTGGAACTCGAACTACCCGACTACTGGAAGCCCATCCTCGAACCGTTGAGGGCCGGCGACCGACACGAGGCCGTGAAACGCCTGCGCATGCAGGTGGATCACGATCCGTTCGCGCTTGCGCCGCGTCACGTCCTGGCGACGCTCCTGAGCGAACTCGGTCAGAGCAATGCTGCGCAGGTGCAGTACGAGAAGCTCCTGACCGCTTCGGTCTCGCGCGGAGACGTGTTCCGTGCGATCGCGGCGCAGCGGCGCATCAGCGAGATCGAGGGTGGCGCGCAGTCGACAGCGCGACTGGTCGCGCTGCAGCGCTGGTTCCGACTGCTCGGGCCTCAGAGCCTGACCGCTTTCGGCGATGGACCGCGCGGAGGCGTGCGCCCGATCCATTTCCTGCGTCTGCCCGAGGATCTGTTCGCCCACGCTGCCGCCGGCATGCGGCTCGAGCGCTTCGATCTGACGTGGCGCTTCGAGGGGGTGGACCGCCCGCGACAGTGGGTGGTGCTGTGGGGTGCGTTGCGCTGGGATCTTCGCCATCCAGACGACAACGCCACCGCGATCGCGCACTGCCGCGAGGGTGACGTTCTGTTTCCGGGCGCCTCGAATCCCGTCGGGACCATGCTGCGCATCGCGGCCGATACGCCGTGCGAATGCCTCGTCATCGAGCCTGACCTGATGGCGGAACTCGCCGAACGCGATCCGGGAGTGCTCGACTCCGGTGCGGCGACGAGTCCCGAGATCGTTCACGACGAGCGCGCGCATCTCCCCGCGCGACCGCGCAGTCGCGGCGATCTCGACGACCGGCGCTTCGCACCTCCGAGTCCCGACACCGATGCGCCGCGCCAGCTTCATATCGCACCCGAGTCGCGCGCACCGGATGAGGGCCGCGACGCCGGCGAGTGGCTCGAGTTTGGCGAAGTGTCGCTCGACGGGACCGCGAACGGCTCCGGCGAAAGCAATCGCTCGCACGACGACATGGGCCTGCCGACCCTCGATCTCGTGAGCCCTGCGGACATGACGAACGGTGCGGGAGAGATTCCGCGGGTGCCGCGGCTGACACGTCCGAGCACGCCGGCCGCAGACAGCCCAGGCGACCCGACCCACGGGGCACGCGAAATCGAGCTGCCCACGCCGATCGATCCGCGGACTTCCTCCGCCGGCTCCGAAGGCAAACCCAGCGACCGCAGGAACCGCCGGCGTACCGGCGTCTCGTACCAGGGAACCGTGCAGCTGCTGGGCCTCGGCCAGGCGACCGGTGTGCGGCTCGAGTGCGAAGTGGTGAATCTGTCGACCACCGGAGTCGGCATCAAGATCCCGCGCGACGCCGTGCTCTCGCTGGTGAGGATTCTCGAGGACGAAACCCTGCGACTCGAGCTCGGACCCACAAGTGGCCGAGTGGAGCTGGCAGGCCGGGTGCGCTGGCTCGACTCCCAGTCGAGCGAGGCGGTGTACGTGGGAATCCAGTTCGTTCTGCTCACGCGCGACGACACCGCCGCACTCGAGGGTCTGATCGCGCGCGCCGCACGCAAGCCCGCACCGCCCTCGATCCGCGTGCCGCGCGACCCGGACGCTCGCGCCGCCTAGTTCGCGGTGCCGCGCGCATCCGCGCGCCCATGTCCTCCGGTTCGCCGGCTCCCGCGACGTTCGCTATCCTCGTCGGCCCATGTCCTCCGCCTCCCCGAGCGCGAACCCATTCGAACGCGTCCGCACCTACGCGTCGTTCGTGCGCTTCGAGCACACGCTGTTTTCTCTGCCGCTGGTGCTCGCCGGCATCTTCAGCGTCGCGGGCCCGGCGCTTGCCGCCGCCCGCTGGGGCTGGATCGCGCTCGCGGCCGTCGGTGCCCGCACCGCCGCGATGGCGATCAATCGCATCGTGGATCGGCGGCTCGATGCCCTGAACCCGCGCACCCGATCGCGCGAACTGCCCGCCGGAACCATGAAAGCACTCGAAGCCTGGGGGCTGCTGGCGGCGAGTGGTGTGGCGTATCTGATCGCATGTCGTGCGCTGGGGCCCTGGTACCTGCGCGTTTCGTGGGTGCCGCTCGCGGTGTTCACGATCTACCCGTATCTCAAGCGGTTCACGCCGCTCTGCCACTTCGGGGTCGGTGCCGCACTGGCACTCGCGCCTCTGGCAGGCTTCGCAGCCGCGCATCCCGATCTCGAGATGTCGCGCACCGCGCTGTGGCTGGCCGGTTTCGCGCTGGCGTGGGTGTCGGGCTTCGACATCATCTACGCGACGCTCGACGAGGACTTCGACCGCCTGCACCGGGTGCGCTCGATGGTGACGTGGCTCGGCCGCGACCCCGCCCTGCGGGTCTCGGTGGCCCTGCACGGCATCGCGTTCCTGTGTCTGCTGGGCGTCGCAGGATCGGTGCTCGCGAGTGTCGGCGACCCGCCCGCGTGGGCGTTCTTCGCGGTCGTGGTACTCCTCACGCTCAGCGGCGTGCTGCTGTGGCTTGAGCAGCGCTGGGCGGAGGACGTGGACCTGGCGTTCTTCAAGGTCAACGTATGGGTCGGCGCCGCGGTGCTCGCGACCGTGCTGGTTGCGCGCGCGGCCGGAGGATTTTGATGAAGCGCTACCTGATCGGCATGACCGGCGCCTCGGGCAGTGTCTATGGCGTGGACTTTCTCAAGCGCTGCCCGGGCGAGAAGTTCCTCGTCATGAGCGACTGGGCGCGACAGGTGTTGCAGTCCGAGACCGGGCTCAAGGCGTCGGACCTCGAAGCGCACGCGAAGAAGTTGTTCCTCGACAGCGACCTGGCGGCACCGTTCAGCTCCGGCAGCAATCGCTATGACGCTTACGTGATCGTGCCGTGCAGCGTCTCGACGCTCGCGAAGATCGCCGCGGGCATCGCGGACACGCTCATCACGCGCGCCGCAGCCGTAGCGCTCAAGGAACGCATGCGCATGGTGCTGTGCGTGCGCGAGACTCCGCTGTCCTCGATCGCGCTCGAGGCGTGTCTCAAGCTGTCGCGAGAGGGCGTAGTGATCATGCCGGTTTCGCCGCCCTGGTACGCGAACCCGCGTGATCTCGATCAGCTGGTCGGCGGCTTCAGCCACAAGCTGCTCGCGCTGCTCGGCGAAGGCGCAGGCCCCGGCTGGCGCGAAGAGGCGCTCGAGTAACGTGGCTCCCTTCCGCTCCCTCACCGACTTCCTCGACCATCTCGATCACCACGGCGACCTCAAGCGCGTGACGCGCGAGGTGGACTTCGCGCATGAAGTCACCGAGATCGCGTGCCGCGAGGCCAGGGCACAGGGCCCCGCGCTGCTGTTCGAGAAGGTGCGCGGCGCGCGCTTCCCGCTCGCGGTCAACGTGCTCGCGGCCACGCGACGCATCGAGTGGGCGCTCGGCCGCACCGCGAAGAGCGTCGGCGCCGAAATCGAAGAGATTTTCCACGCGCTGCCGCCACGGCGGATCTCGGATCTGTGGAAGCTGCGCGGCAGTGTGCCGCGACTCCTCGCCTCGCGCCCGCGGACGATCGGCGTCGCCCCGGTGCACGATGCGCGCGGCGTGACCTTCGACGATTTGCCGCTGCTCAAGCTGTGGCCTCGCGACGGCGGGCGTTTCGTCACGTTTCCGCTCGTGTTCACGGAGGATCCCGACACTCACAAGCGCAATCTCGGGATCTATCGCATGCACGTGTACGACGCGAAGACCAGCGGCATGCACTGGCAGATCGGCAAGGGCGGCGGCTTCCACTTTCACACCGCCGAGTCGCGCGGTCTCCCGCTCGGCGTGGCGGTCGCGGTGGGCGCCGACCCGGCGACTCTGCTCGCGGCGGTCTCGCCGCTGCCCGAGGGCATCGACGAACTCGCGTTCGCGGGATTCCTGCGCGGATCGCCCACGCGACTCACGCGCGCCCGCACCATGGACATGCTGGTGCCGGCGGATGCCGAGTTCGTGATCGAAGGCGTGGTGCCGGCCGGTGAGCGCCGCACCGAGGGCCCGTTCGGCGAT
This genomic interval from Candidatus Eisenbacteria bacterium contains the following:
- a CDS encoding UbiX family flavin prenyltransferase, producing the protein MKRYLIGMTGASGSVYGVDFLKRCPGEKFLVMSDWARQVLQSETGLKASDLEAHAKKLFLDSDLAAPFSSGSNRYDAYVIVPCSVSTLAKIAAGIADTLITRAAAVALKERMRMVLCVRETPLSSIALEACLKLSREGVVIMPVSPPWYANPRDLDQLVGGFSHKLLALLGEGAGPGWREEALE
- a CDS encoding PilZ domain-containing protein yields the protein MELELPDYWKPILEPLRAGDRHEAVKRLRMQVDHDPFALAPRHVLATLLSELGQSNAAQVQYEKLLTASVSRGDVFRAIAAQRRISEIEGGAQSTARLVALQRWFRLLGPQSLTAFGDGPRGGVRPIHFLRLPEDLFAHAAAGMRLERFDLTWRFEGVDRPRQWVVLWGALRWDLRHPDDNATAIAHCREGDVLFPGASNPVGTMLRIAADTPCECLVIEPDLMAELAERDPGVLDSGAATSPEIVHDERAHLPARPRSRGDLDDRRFAPPSPDTDAPRQLHIAPESRAPDEGRDAGEWLEFGEVSLDGTANGSGESNRSHDDMGLPTLDLVSPADMTNGAGEIPRVPRLTRPSTPAADSPGDPTHGAREIELPTPIDPRTSSAGSEGKPSDRRNRRRTGVSYQGTVQLLGLGQATGVRLECEVVNLSTTGVGIKIPRDAVLSLVRILEDETLRLELGPTSGRVELAGRVRWLDSQSSEAVYVGIQFVLLTRDDTAALEGLIARAARKPAPPSIRVPRDPDARAA
- the lexA gene encoding transcriptional repressor LexA, which encodes MLSERAREILDYIRTFARERGYPPTIREIGEAFEIMSTNGVRHHLTSLEREGFIRRNAKISRGIDLLLHDDGPLPQLGGIPILGRVAAGEPILAETSFDESLKPGELFGDTQGLFALKVRGDSMIDAGILEGDFVIVRSQDRASSGDMIVALIGDEATVKYYRPRGTHLELEPANEKYKPILVGSDQEFRVLGIVKGVMRTVGR
- a CDS encoding TonB-dependent receptor, coding for MSWFLVLPIALATAPGGTFTDSTVVPLEGISITGSRVPESVLRTPAALSVVTKNTLRSTRGISLLDGLARVPGVFSQSRGGGQDVRITIRGYGARGNGERSNAGNMRGIRVLTDGIPLTEPDGRTSLEFIDLGSADRIEVLRSNGSVVYGNASGGVVQLRTAFDFERPWIEYQERAGSFGYHREQGAAGIAMGSGRGTVSVFNSNFDGWRAHSRSTTTSIQSRFSAPLDDRTRLGVLADFVSNLNFFPGALTQAQLEADPEQANPTFVTRNERRFNRAGRLGFSLERGLEGNTSVSATLFAEPKSLQRSERNRFRDFNRYHIGGNLAVQHRTTFSSELYGTWTAGADDQFQDGAIQFYNLAPGGNRSTTVFQNKREGSNSAGGFVQAELTWSEQWAVRVAARYDNLWYLSEDRVTPRLNATKRFTQVTPKGSVARMFERHTIYASVGGGVEAPAFNEIDPPPPYDTLTSFNPFLEPMSSTSYEFGAKGEFAAQDSRFGRLSYDAALYWIDVRNEVVPFNGGAFFFTAGKSRRRGAELGLGWSPVDKLSFNGALTFSQNEYVEYQNELGDFDGNDVAGLPEALVNVEARYQLPAGLSVSGNLKHVGHYFADDANTAFVEGYVLYGALLEYAHAMPIGVMRAFVSGDNLTDEEHVSSVFINGISGQYFEPGLPQNWSAGLSLSIR
- a CDS encoding 4-hydroxybenzoate octaprenyltransferase, which produces MSSASPSANPFERVRTYASFVRFEHTLFSLPLVLAGIFSVAGPALAAARWGWIALAAVGARTAAMAINRIVDRRLDALNPRTRSRELPAGTMKALEAWGLLAASGVAYLIACRALGPWYLRVSWVPLAVFTIYPYLKRFTPLCHFGVGAALALAPLAGFAAAHPDLEMSRTALWLAGFALAWVSGFDIIYATLDEDFDRLHRVRSMVTWLGRDPALRVSVALHGIAFLCLLGVAGSVLASVGDPPAWAFFAVVVLLTLSGVLLWLEQRWAEDVDLAFFKVNVWVGAAVLATVLVARAAGGF